Proteins from one Chitinophaga oryzae genomic window:
- a CDS encoding siderophore-interacting protein: MKPQTNHLHEGIIVDCKKMTATSWHLKIKVMPPGDFDTEKITGYVLPVLIGNSAVGPPSIRRLMLWNYDAIRHIIDLTIQSSEDTTLAGWLGRLETGNVIQWGEPEEIVTRQLKADSYYLIGNTDALAFFYQFNRNLPFVSNVQSFIYSEHTGEFFPDIDGSYPLNYHIIYPFSPERVLDFFRHHFKKAAGDFVVLLAADKGINQQFQRFLKAEWLAGEHQIKVANFDPSY, translated from the coding sequence ATGAAACCACAAACAAATCACCTCCACGAAGGTATAATTGTAGATTGTAAGAAAATGACGGCCACCTCATGGCACCTGAAAATAAAAGTCATGCCACCGGGTGACTTTGACACCGAAAAAATAACGGGTTATGTGCTGCCGGTGCTTATCGGTAACAGCGCGGTGGGTCCCCCGTCAATCAGGCGGCTGATGCTCTGGAATTACGATGCTATCCGTCATATCATTGACCTCACCATTCAGTCATCGGAAGATACAACGTTAGCCGGCTGGCTGGGGCGCCTGGAAACGGGCAATGTTATTCAGTGGGGGGAGCCGGAAGAAATCGTTACCCGGCAATTAAAAGCCGACAGTTACTATCTCATCGGCAACACAGATGCACTGGCCTTTTTCTATCAGTTCAACCGAAACCTGCCTTTTGTGAGTAATGTACAGAGTTTCATTTACAGCGAACATACCGGTGAGTTTTTTCCGGATATTGACGGCAGCTACCCACTTAATTATCATATTATTTACCCCTTCAGTCCCGAAAGGGTGCTGGATTTCTTCAGGCATCATTTCAAAAAAGCAGCAGGTGACTTTGTGGTATTACTGGCTGCAGACAAAGGCATTAATCAGCAGTTCCAGCGCTTCCTGAAAGCGGAGTGGCTGGCCGGCGAACATCAGATTAAAGTCGCTAACTTTGATCCATCATACTAA